Proteins encoded in a region of the Apilactobacillus apisilvae genome:
- a CDS encoding diacylglycerol kinase, protein MQKRARVIYNPTSGREALKQNMIDILGVFEKAGFETSAYATTPKPFSARDEAKRVSLAGFDLVVAAGGDGTINEIINGIAPLEKRPQLAIIPAGTTNDFARALHIPRENPVAAAKIVLKKQNFKMDIGKAANKYFVNIAGGGLLTELTYDVPSELKTIFGYLAYLVRGAELLPRIKPIDMDLEYDGGHFKGKASMFLLAMTNSIGGLEQIVPDARLDDGNFTMIIVKTSNIVEIVQLLAKVISGGRHINDPRIIYTKTSKLIANPIKDKMQINLDGEYGGDAPMTFKDLKQHIEVYANMDEMPTKSISYDEVKVEKKFIDKVDKLS, encoded by the coding sequence ATGCAAAAAAGAGCACGTGTAATATACAATCCAACATCTGGACGTGAAGCGTTAAAACAGAATATGATTGATATACTCGGTGTTTTTGAAAAAGCTGGTTTTGAAACTAGTGCATACGCTACAACTCCTAAACCATTTTCAGCAAGGGATGAAGCTAAAAGAGTTAGTTTAGCTGGCTTTGATTTAGTTGTTGCTGCTGGTGGCGATGGTACTATTAATGAAATTATTAATGGAATTGCGCCTTTAGAAAAACGTCCCCAGTTGGCTATTATTCCTGCTGGAACAACTAATGATTTTGCTAGAGCATTGCATATTCCTAGAGAAAATCCAGTTGCTGCTGCTAAAATTGTTTTAAAGAAACAAAATTTTAAAATGGATATTGGTAAAGCTGCTAATAAGTATTTCGTTAATATTGCTGGTGGAGGATTGCTAACTGAATTAACTTATGATGTTCCTTCAGAATTAAAAACTATTTTTGGTTATTTAGCATATCTTGTAAGGGGTGCTGAATTATTACCTAGAATAAAGCCCATTGATATGGACTTAGAATATGATGGTGGTCATTTCAAAGGCAAAGCCTCAATGTTTTTATTAGCAATGACTAACTCGATTGGTGGATTAGAGCAAATTGTCCCAGATGCTAGATTAGATGATGGTAATTTTACAATGATTATTGTTAAAACTAGTAATATTGTTGAAATTGTTCAACTTTTGGCCAAAGTCATTAGTGGTGGTCGTCATATAAATGATCCTAGAATCATTTATACTAAAACTAGTAAATTAATTGCTAATCCAATTAAAGATAAAATGCAAATTAATCTAGATGGAGAATATGGTGGAGATGCACCAATGACATTTAAAGATTTAAAACAACACATCGAAGTATATGCAAATATGGATGAAATGCCTACAAAATCAATTAGTTATGATGAAGTAAAAGTTGAAAAAAAATTTATTGATAAAGTTGATAAATTATCTTAA
- the gatB gene encoding Asp-tRNA(Asn)/Glu-tRNA(Gln) amidotransferase subunit GatB, translating to MNFETTIGLEVHVELKTNSKIFSPSPVGYGAESNLNTNVIDWGYPGVLPTTNKGVVKDGIIAALALHANVNQHPHFDRKNYFYPDNPKAYQITQQDTPDATDGWIEIEVDGKKKKIGIDEMHIEEDAGKNSHGKNYSYVDLNRQGTPLIEIVSKPDIASPDEAYAYLEALRQRILFTGISDVKMEEGSMRVDVNISIRPYGQKEFGTKVELKNLNSFNYVRKGLAYEEKRQRQILMSGGKIQQQTRRFDENNGTTILMRVKEGSDDYRYFPEPDLPSLNISDKWINEINSNIPEMPNNRRERYVNKLGLTDYDAMVLTQTKEMSDFFDNMIELGADPKMASNYLQGNVNAYLNDKQVDLSETEITPENLTTMIKLIEDKTISSKMAKKVFKGITEGKEPKKFVNDNGMVQLSDPAKLQPIIDDVLSNNPQSIEDFHNGKDRAIGFLVGQIMKQTRGKANPQVVNKLLMASMNK from the coding sequence ATGAATTTCGAAACTACAATTGGGCTAGAAGTCCATGTTGAATTAAAGACTAACTCTAAAATTTTTAGTCCTTCTCCTGTTGGTTATGGTGCAGAATCTAACCTAAATACTAATGTTATTGATTGGGGATATCCTGGTGTTTTGCCTACTACCAATAAAGGAGTAGTTAAGGATGGTATTATTGCTGCTTTAGCTTTACATGCTAATGTAAACCAACATCCTCATTTTGATCGTAAAAATTACTTTTATCCTGATAATCCTAAAGCTTATCAAATTACTCAACAAGATACCCCAGATGCAACTGATGGTTGGATTGAAATTGAAGTTGATGGTAAAAAGAAGAAAATTGGGATTGATGAAATGCATATTGAAGAAGATGCTGGTAAAAATAGTCATGGTAAGAATTACTCTTACGTTGATTTGAACCGTCAAGGGACTCCTTTAATTGAAATTGTTTCAAAGCCTGATATTGCATCTCCAGATGAAGCTTATGCTTATCTTGAAGCCTTAAGACAAAGAATTCTTTTCACTGGCATTTCTGATGTTAAGATGGAAGAAGGTTCTATGCGTGTTGACGTTAATATCTCAATTCGACCATATGGACAAAAAGAATTTGGTACTAAGGTGGAATTAAAAAACCTAAACTCATTTAACTATGTTCGTAAAGGTTTAGCTTACGAAGAAAAACGTCAACGTCAAATTTTAATGTCTGGTGGTAAGATTCAACAACAAACTAGACGTTTTGATGAAAATAACGGTACTACCATTTTAATGCGTGTTAAGGAAGGTTCTGATGATTATAGATATTTCCCAGAACCTGATCTACCATCTCTAAATATTTCAGATAAGTGGATTAATGAAATCAATTCTAATATTCCCGAAATGCCTAATAATCGTCGTGAGCGTTACGTTAATAAATTAGGTTTAACCGACTATGATGCAATGGTATTAACACAAACAAAAGAAATGTCTGATTTCTTTGATAATATGATTGAATTAGGTGCTGATCCTAAAATGGCATCTAATTATTTACAAGGTAATGTCAATGCATACCTAAATGATAAGCAAGTTGATTTATCTGAGACTGAAATCACTCCAGAAAACTTAACTACTATGATTAAGTTAATTGAAGATAAGACAATTTCTAGTAAAATGGCTAAGAAAGTATTTAAAGGAATTACTGAGGGTAAAGAGCCTAAGAAATTTGTTAACGATAATGGAATGGTTCAATTATCTGATCCAGCCAAATTACAACCAATTATCGATGATGTATTATCAAATAATCCACAATCCATTGAGGATTTTCATAATGGTAAAGATCGTGCAATTGGTTTCTTAGTTGGTCAAATTATGAAACAAACTCGTGGTAAAGCTAATCCACAGGTTGTAAATAAATTATTAATGGCTTCAATGAATAAATAA
- the gatA gene encoding Asp-tRNA(Asn)/Glu-tRNA(Gln) amidotransferase subunit GatA: protein MNFLGKDIASIHESLVKGDVTAEELTKEAIQNTKNNEKDINAFITIDEENAIKRAQEIDKRGINPDNVLSGIPVAMKDNMLTKGVLTSAGSKMLSNFKPIINGTAVNKMLDADTVSIGKTNMDEFAMGSSTETSYYGDTNNPWNLDKVPGGSSGGSAASVAAGDVLAALGSDTGGSIRQPAAFNGIVGMKPTYGRVSRWGLIAFASSFDQIGPLTNNVYDNALVLNAIAGHDEHDLTSSDKEVPDFTKDIDAGVKGMKIGLPKEYLGEGVSEDVRNSIQAAADKYREMGATVEEVSLPHSKYGVAAYYIIAPSEASSNLQRFDGIRYGYRSEAAKNLEQLYVKSRSEGFGDEVKRRIMLGTYSLSAGFFDAYFKKAAEVRTLITKDFQNVFQDYDLILTPTTPTTAFGKDENKDPLTMYMNDVLTIPVNMAGLPGMSLPAGFSNELPIGMQLIGKPFDETTMYKAAYAFEQNTDFHNQYPKIGGDK from the coding sequence ATGAACTTTTTAGGAAAAGATATTGCTAGTATCCATGAAAGTTTAGTTAAAGGCGATGTTACTGCTGAAGAATTAACTAAAGAAGCTATTCAAAATACTAAAAATAATGAAAAAGATATTAATGCATTTATTACAATCGATGAAGAAAATGCAATTAAACGTGCTCAAGAAATTGATAAGCGCGGTATTAATCCAGATAATGTACTATCAGGTATTCCAGTAGCAATGAAAGATAATATGCTAACTAAGGGTGTTTTAACCTCAGCTGGTTCAAAGATGTTATCTAATTTTAAACCGATTATTAATGGAACTGCTGTAAATAAGATGCTAGATGCAGATACTGTTAGCATTGGTAAAACTAATATGGACGAATTTGCTATGGGAAGTTCTACTGAAACATCATATTATGGTGACACTAACAATCCCTGGAATTTAGATAAAGTTCCTGGTGGTTCTTCTGGTGGATCAGCAGCTTCTGTGGCTGCTGGTGATGTTTTAGCAGCTTTAGGTTCAGATACAGGTGGATCCATTAGACAACCAGCTGCATTTAATGGAATTGTAGGTATGAAACCTACATATGGTCGTGTTTCTAGATGGGGATTAATTGCTTTTGCATCTAGTTTTGATCAAATTGGTCCCTTAACTAATAATGTTTATGATAATGCACTAGTTTTAAATGCTATTGCTGGACATGATGAACATGATTTAACTAGTTCAGACAAAGAAGTACCTGATTTCACTAAGGACATTGATGCAGGTGTTAAGGGTATGAAGATTGGTTTACCTAAAGAATACCTTGGTGAAGGTGTTAGTGAAGATGTCCGTAATTCTATCCAAGCTGCTGCAGATAAGTATCGTGAAATGGGTGCAACTGTTGAAGAAGTATCTTTACCACATAGTAAATATGGAGTAGCTGCTTACTACATCATTGCTCCTTCAGAAGCATCTTCTAATTTACAAAGATTTGATGGAATCCGTTATGGATATCGTTCTGAAGCTGCTAAAAATCTTGAACAGTTATATGTAAAAAGTCGTTCAGAAGGTTTTGGTGACGAAGTAAAACGTCGTATTATGTTAGGAACTTATTCATTATCAGCTGGCTTCTTTGATGCTTACTTCAAGAAAGCCGCTGAAGTAAGAACATTAATAACAAAGGATTTTCAAAATGTATTCCAAGATTATGATTTAATTCTTACACCAACTACACCAACGACAGCATTTGGTAAAGATGAAAACAAAGATCCTTTAACTATGTATATGAATGATGTTTTAACTATTCCTGTCAATATGGCTGGATTACCTGGAATGTCATTACCTGCTGGGTTCTCAAATGAACTTCCAATTGGAATGCAATTGATCGGTAAGCCATTTGATGAAACTACTATGTATAAAGCTGCCTATGCTTTTGAACAAAATACTGATTTTCATAATCAATATCCTAAGATTGGAGGAGACAAATAA
- the gatC gene encoding Asp-tRNA(Asn)/Glu-tRNA(Gln) amidotransferase subunit GatC: MSEKISKDTVSHVASLAKLELTDEQLPYFTDQLDNIMGIFDSLNEVDTNDIEPTFSVTDQINVMREDVADNWGERDQLLKNAPDVADGLIRTPTIIDESED, translated from the coding sequence ATGTCTGAAAAAATAAGTAAAGACACCGTAAGTCATGTTGCTTCATTGGCTAAATTAGAATTAACAGATGAACAACTACCTTATTTTACCGATCAATTAGATAATATCATGGGAATTTTCGACTCATTAAATGAGGTTGATACTAATGATATTGAACCAACATTTAGTGTAACTGATCAAATTAATGTTATGAGAGAAGACGTTGCTGACAACTGGGGAGAAAGAGATCAATTATTGAAAAATGCTCCTGACGTTGCTGATGGTCTAATCCGAACACCTACAATTATTGATGAAAGTGAGGATTAA
- a CDS encoding CamS family sex pheromone protein has translation MFTTVFLAACGNNKNNNENSSSGTQVISQTNSNYYQGVIKKGHYLTSKSRGVSVQQNDNQLNLKGFENGLLSISKDHFPTDDYILQEGQYINTDTVENWLGRKSKSNPDGLNPEGKDSKEPLYLQQMDEQDFMTEDHDSLKIKGMTIGLGINSIYYYRKEAYGAVYQKTLNEKDIVKQGKEIADKILQRLRKRKELKNIPIVFALYKQAPNDSLVGGNFFASSVNNGNNIKNSDWKSLNVKNYVLPDETSKGVNSNDENAFENFKNQIQKFFPNLSGVTAQAHYVDGQLRGMHVNITTQFYGQSEIISFTQYVNSTANKYLPNNIPIDIQISSTEGMQSFLSRKTGSNNFYTHVFTSY, from the coding sequence ATGTTTACAACTGTTTTTCTAGCAGCTTGTGGAAATAACAAAAATAATAATGAAAATAGTTCTTCAGGAACGCAAGTTATTTCTCAAACTAACAGTAATTATTATCAAGGTGTAATTAAAAAGGGTCACTATTTGACCAGTAAGTCACGTGGTGTTTCCGTTCAACAAAATGATAATCAATTAAATCTTAAAGGATTTGAAAATGGATTATTAAGCATTTCAAAGGATCATTTCCCAACTGATGATTATATTTTACAAGAAGGTCAATATATTAATACTGATACAGTTGAAAATTGGTTAGGTCGTAAAAGTAAAAGTAATCCAGATGGATTGAATCCTGAAGGAAAAGATAGTAAAGAGCCTTTATATCTACAACAAATGGATGAACAAGATTTTATGACTGAAGATCATGATTCTTTGAAAATTAAGGGTATGACAATTGGATTGGGTATTAACTCAATTTATTATTATCGTAAAGAAGCCTATGGGGCTGTTTACCAAAAAACTCTTAACGAAAAAGATATTGTTAAACAAGGAAAAGAAATTGCTGACAAAATTTTGCAACGTTTAAGAAAGCGTAAAGAATTAAAGAATATTCCAATTGTTTTTGCACTTTACAAACAGGCTCCTAATGATAGTTTAGTGGGCGGTAACTTTTTTGCTTCTTCCGTTAATAATGGTAATAACATTAAAAACAGTGATTGGAAATCTTTAAATGTAAAAAACTATGTTTTACCTGATGAAACAAGTAAAGGTGTTAATAGTAATGATGAGAATGCTTTTGAAAACTTTAAGAACCAAATTCAAAAATTCTTTCCTAACTTGAGTGGGGTTACTGCACAAGCACATTATGTAGACGGACAACTCAGGGGAATGCATGTTAACATTACTACACAATTTTATGGGCAAAGTGAAATTATTAGTTTTACCCAATATGTAAATAGTACGGCTAATAAATATTTACCAAATAATATTCCAATTGATATTCAAATTAGTTCGACAGAAGGAATGCAAAGTTTTCTATCTAGAAAAACAGGGAGTAATAATTTCTATACCCATGTTTTCACTAGTTATTAA
- the ligA gene encoding NAD-dependent DNA ligase LigA: protein MSDSDLKKEYSELKDQLNLWSRQYYYNDQPSVEDSVYDDNYRQLQILETQNPNLITSDSPTQHVGSQTLPGFDKVHHEIPMLSLGDVFSKQELAEFVNNLNKNYSQITEYNCELKIDGLAISLRYQNGKLVQGSTRGNGTIGEDITNNLKTIKSIPHKLTRPINIEVRGECYMPKESFAKLNEQRERDGENVFANPRNAAAGSLRQLDSKVTASRNLSTFMYNVANYDDLNTNTQSGLLSELKYLGFNINPTYEVVKNMYDINNYIDKYTGQRDNLSYGIDGIVIKENNLELQKEIGATVKVPKWAIAFKFPPEEVETKLKNIEWTVGRTGVVTPTAIMDPVQLAGTIVSKASLHNSDYLEEKAVRVGDTVKLHKAGDIIPEISEYIPSKRPKNLEPYIIPSKCPSCGDELVHLDGEVALRCINPKCPAQLTEQINHFASRNAMNIDGLGPKIVQQLFDKGFLDDTASLYKLNRDELETLDKFGSKSANNLLTAIDNSRSNSMERLLFGLGIRHVGAKAAKIISKHFKSIKSLASAKIDDISSINTIGNTISKSIVTYFKNPEANKLIQEFEELGINMEYKESQLNSSNIESSFFNKKTIVLTGKLSQMSRPKAVSWLENHGAKVTSSVSKNTDLLIAGKDAGSKMDKAQKLNLLIWDENKFIDEMNNN, encoded by the coding sequence ATGAGTGATTCAGACCTAAAGAAAGAATATTCTGAGCTTAAAGATCAATTAAATTTATGGAGCCGTCAATATTACTATAATGACCAACCAAGTGTTGAAGACAGTGTATATGATGATAATTATCGTCAATTGCAAATTTTGGAAACACAAAATCCTAATCTGATTACTTCAGATTCACCAACTCAACATGTTGGATCGCAAACTTTGCCTGGCTTTGATAAAGTTCATCATGAGATTCCAATGTTATCACTAGGGGATGTTTTTTCTAAGCAAGAATTAGCAGAATTTGTTAATAATTTAAATAAAAATTATTCTCAAATCACTGAATATAATTGTGAATTAAAGATTGACGGATTAGCAATATCTTTACGTTATCAAAATGGTAAATTAGTTCAAGGATCGACTAGAGGTAATGGTACTATTGGTGAAGATATTACTAATAATTTAAAAACGATTAAATCGATTCCACATAAACTAACGCGACCAATTAATATTGAAGTACGTGGTGAATGTTATATGCCTAAAGAATCTTTTGCTAAACTAAATGAACAACGTGAGCGTGATGGTGAAAATGTTTTTGCTAATCCTAGAAATGCTGCTGCAGGAAGTTTAAGACAATTAGATTCTAAAGTCACAGCTAGTCGTAATTTAAGTACCTTTATGTATAATGTTGCTAATTATGATGATTTAAATACTAATACCCAATCTGGATTGTTATCCGAATTAAAATATTTAGGTTTTAATATTAATCCAACTTATGAAGTTGTTAAAAATATGTATGATATTAATAATTATATTGATAAATATACTGGTCAACGTGATAATCTAAGTTATGGTATTGATGGAATTGTTATTAAAGAAAATAATTTAGAATTACAAAAAGAAATTGGTGCAACAGTTAAAGTGCCCAAATGGGCGATTGCTTTTAAATTTCCTCCAGAAGAAGTTGAAACTAAGTTAAAAAATATTGAATGGACTGTTGGTAGAACTGGGGTAGTGACACCAACTGCGATTATGGACCCTGTTCAATTAGCTGGTACGATAGTTTCAAAGGCATCTTTGCATAATTCAGACTATTTGGAAGAAAAAGCAGTTCGAGTTGGTGATACGGTTAAGTTACACAAAGCAGGAGATATTATCCCAGAAATTTCTGAATATATTCCAAGTAAGCGTCCTAAAAATTTAGAACCTTACATTATTCCAAGCAAATGTCCATCTTGTGGTGATGAACTAGTTCATTTAGATGGTGAAGTTGCTTTGCGTTGTATTAATCCTAAATGCCCAGCACAGTTAACTGAACAAATTAATCATTTTGCTTCTCGCAATGCAATGAATATTGATGGATTAGGTCCTAAGATTGTTCAACAACTTTTTGATAAAGGCTTTTTAGATGATACGGCTAGTTTGTATAAACTTAATCGTGATGAATTAGAGACTTTAGATAAGTTTGGTTCTAAATCAGCTAATAATCTTTTAACTGCTATTGATAATAGTCGAAGTAATTCTATGGAACGATTATTATTTGGTTTAGGTATTCGTCATGTTGGTGCTAAGGCAGCTAAAATTATCTCCAAACATTTTAAAAGTATTAAAAGTTTAGCTAGTGCCAAAATTGATGATATTTCTTCAATTAATACAATTGGTAATACCATTTCGAAAAGCATTGTGACTTATTTTAAAAACCCCGAAGCTAATAAATTAATACAAGAATTTGAAGAATTAGGTATTAATATGGAATATAAAGAATCACAATTAAATTCAAGTAATATTGAATCTTCATTCTTTAATAAAAAAACGATTGTTCTAACTGGAAAACTATCACAAATGAGTCGTCCAAAAGCAGTATCTTGGTTAGAAAATCATGGTGCTAAGGTTACTAGTAGTGTTTCAAAAAATACTGATTTATTGATTGCAGGAAAAGATGCTGGTAGTAAGATGGATAAAGCACAAAAATTAAACCTATTAATTTGGGATGAAAATAAATTCATTGATGAAATGAATAACAATTAA